DNA sequence from the Pseudomonas fluorescens Q2-87 genome:
TCGACGGGTTGTGGCTGCCGGTGAGCATGACCCCGGATTTGCCGGCCAGCACGTTGGCGGCGTAGTACAGCGCCGGTGTCGGGACCAGGCCCACATCGCTGACGTGGCAACCACTGTCGGCAACGCCTTTGATCAATTGTTCGACCAGCTCGGGGCCGGACAAGCGGCCATCGCGGCCAACGGACACGTTCGGTTCACCCTGGGCCAGGCTCTGGGAGCCAATGGCGCGGCCGATCCAGTAGGCGGTTTCGGCGGTGAGAGTTTCCGGTACCACGCCGCGGATGTCGTAGGCGCGGAAGATGCTGTCAGGGAAGATCGGGGCGATTGCGGCTGGGGTGTTCATGGGCGGGGCGCTCTATCAGGAAAATGACTGGACAGGCCGACGGGTAGCGTCGGCAGGCTCAAGCTGAAGGGTATGACGGCGTTTTTGACAGAGAGTTCGTGGTGGGAAAGTGCCATGAGACAGCGTTACCCCGATCGCCCTCGCCTAATACATTGATTCCGGATGGGAAACCTAGCAGAAAGCCATTGCGCATTTTTTGCCCTGAAACACAAGCTTAATAAACAGGCCGGGCAACGCACCCGGCCTGGAGCGCCAGGATCAGTGGCTACCGGAATGCCCGAAACCGCCAGCACCGCGCTGGCTTTCGTCGAATTCCTCGACCAGTTCGAAGTGCGCCTGGACCACGGGAACCAGCACCAGTTGCGCGATGCGCTCGCCTACGGCGATGTTGAACGCTGTTTGACCGCGGTTCCAGCACGACACCATCAATTCGCCCTGGTAATCGGAGTCGATCAGGCCTACCAGGTTGCCCAGCACGATGCCGTGCTTATGGCCCAGGCCGGAGCGCGGCAAAATCAATGCGGCCAGGCCTGGGTCGCCAATGTAGATCGACAGGCCGGTGGGGATCAGCAGGGTCTGGCCCGGCTCCAGGATTGTGTCCTGCTTGAGCATCGCCCGCAGGTCGAGGCCGGCGGAGCCCGGTGTGGCGTACTGTGGCAACGGGAATTCGTTGCCGATGCGTGGGTCGAGAATCTTGGCTTGTAAGGCGTGCATGAAAATTAAACCTGGTTCAGACGTTCGGCGATAAAAGTGATCAGCTGGCGGGCAATCTTGCCTTTGCTGGTCTGGGCGAAAAGCGTGGCGTGCAACTGGCGGTCGATCACGCTGCAGGCGTTTTCTTCGCTGTTGAAGCCGATGCTCGGGTTGGCGACGTCATTGGCGACGATCAAGTCCAGATTCTTGTCCTTGAGCTTGCGCGCGGCGTAATCGAGCAAGTGTTCGGTCTCAGCGGCGAAGCCGACGCTGAACGGACGGTCGGGACGGGTGGCAATGCTGGCGAGGATGTCCGGGTTGCGCACCATTTGTAGTAACAAGCCGTCGCCGCTTGTAGGGTCTTTCTTCAATTTTTGCGGGGCAACGACTTCGGGGCGGTAGTCCGCCACCGCAGCCGAGGCGATGAACAGGTCGCACGGAATCGCCGCCTCGCAGGCCGCGAGCATGTCCCGGGCGCTGACCACGTCGATGCGCGTGACCCGGTCCGGGGTCGGCAGGTGCACGGGGCCGGTGATCAGCGTCACCCGGGCACCGGCTTCCACGGCGGCCTCGGCCAGTGCAAAGCCCATTTTTCCCGAGCTGTGGTTGGTGATGTAGCGCACCGGGTCAATGTTTTCCTGGGTTGGCCCGGCAGTAATCAGCACATGTTTGCCGGTCAAGGCCTGGCGCTGGAAGCAGTCGGCGGCGCATTGGGCAAGGTCGGTGGCTTCAAGCATGCGCCCCATGCCGACATCGCCGCAGGCCTGGCTGCCGGACGCGGGGCCGAAGACTTTCAGGTCACGGCTCTGGAGCAGTTGCAGGTTGGCCTGGGTGGCCGGGTCGCGCCACATGGCCTGGTTCATGGCCGGCGCGACGGCAACCACCGCGTCGGTGGCGAGCACGAGGGTAGTCAGCAGGTCATCGGCGATGCCTTGTGCCAGGCGGGCGATCAGGTCGGCGGTGGCCGGGGCGATCAACACCAAGTCTGCCCACTTGGCCAGCTCGATGTGGCCCATGGCGGCTTCGGCCGCCGGGTCGAGCAAGTCCAGGTGAACCGGGTGCCCGGACAGGGCCTGCATGGTCAACGGCGTGATGAATTCACTGCCGCCGCGAGTCATGACCACCCGTACTTCCGCGCCCTGGTCGATGAGCCTTCGAACCAGATCGGCGCTCTTGTAGGCGGCAATGCCGCCGCCGACGCCCAGAACGATGCGTTTCCGATACAGCCGCTGCATAGGCCTGCCTTTCGATTTCAGTGGTCAGTGCAAGACGAACCCCTTGGCAGCAGCCTGCCAGGGCGCAAATCGCCTGCAAAAAAGATGGGCTACGATATCACAGCGACCGCTACGGAACAGCGGCGCCCACATTCAGGGAGATGCTATGAGTATTCGCGATTGGCCCGTGGCCGAGCGGCCACGGGAGAGGTTATTGGCGCTGGGGGCGGGGAGTCTTTCAGACGCCGAACTGTTAGCGATTTTTTACGCACCGGTGTGTCCGGCAAAAGCGCGGTGGATCTGGCACGACAACTATTGATTCAATTTGGCAGCCTGCGCGCGCTGCTTGAAGCTGACCAGATCACATTCAGCAATCATATGGGTCTGGGCCCGGCGAAGTTCGCCCAGCTGCAAGCGGCTCAGGAAATGAGCCGTCGCCATTTGGCGGAGCGGGCACGGGAAAAGACCACACTGGAAAGTCCCTTTGCGGTCCGTGAGTACCTCAAGTCCATGCTGCGCCACGAACCCCACGAGGTGTTCGGTTGCCTGTTTCTCAATGCCAAGCACCAAGTGCTGGCCTACGAGACGCTGTTTCGCGGTTCTATCGACAGCGCCAGCGTCTACCCTCGGCAGGTGGTCAAGCGCGCCCTGGCCCACAACGCCGCTGCGTTGATCCTGTGTCACAACCATCCTTCAGGCAACACCGAGCCCAGCCAGGCCGACCGGATGCTCACCGGGAGGCTTCAAGAGGCGTTGGAGTTGATCGATGTGCGGGTGCTCGATCATTTCATTGTCGGCGATGGAGATCCGCTGTCGATGGCGGAGTATGGGTGGATGTGAGGCAGCGACAAGCTTTCAGCTTCAAGCCGCAAGCTCAGAGCCGGGTGTGATCTGCTCTTGAGCTTGCAGCTTGCAGCTTGCAGCTTGCAGCTTACGGCTTGAGGCTGACCTTCGAATAATCCTGCCGCCCAAATGGGCTCACCGCATAACCCTGCACATCCTTGCGGGTCAGCGCGAAGGCGGTCGGGTGCGCCAGGGGCAGCCATAAGGCCTGTTGCTGGATCTGGGCCTGGGCCTGTTCGTAGAGCTTGGCGCGCACGCCTTGCTCGCCGGTGGTCTTGCCGGCGCTGATCAGCTTGTCCAGGTCAGGGTTGCAATAGCGGGCGAAGTTGGTGCCGGACTTGACCGCCGCGCAGGAAAACTGCGGCGTGAGGAAGTTGTCCGGGTCGCCGTTGTCGCCCGCCCAGCCCATGAACAACAGGTCATGCTCGCCGGCCTTGGCACGACGGATGAGTTCGCCCCATTCGATCACCCGGATTTCGGCCTGGATGCCGATTTCTGCCAGGTCCGATTGCAGCAACTGCGCGCCGAGGCTGGGGTTGGGGTTGAGCAGGCTGCCGGAAGGGCGGGTCCAGATGGTGGTCTTGAAGCCGTCCTTGAGGCCGGCCTTGGCCAGCAGCTCACGGGCCTTGGCCGGGTCATGGTTGTAGCCGGGCAAGCCCTTGGCGTAGCTCCAGGTGTTCGGCGGGTACGGGCCGTTGGCGGCTTGAGCGGTGCCTTCGAAAACGCTCTTCAGATAGCTGGCCTTGTCAAAGGCGAGGTTGATGGCTTGTCGTACCTCAGGCTTGTCCAGCGGCGGATGCTGGCTGTTGATCGCCACGAACGCGGTCATGAAAGCGTCGGTCTGGGCCACGTTCAACGTAGGTTCCTGTTTGGCGGCCTGCACGTCCAGCGGCTTGGGCGACAGAGCGATCTGGCATTCGTTGCGGCGCAATTTCTGCAGGCGCACATTGGCGTCCGGCGTGATGGCAAAGACCAGCGGGTCTACCTGAGGCTTGCCGCCGAAATAAGCCTCGTTGGCCTTGTAGCGGATCGAGGCGTCCTTCTGGAACCGGCTGAAAATGAACGGGCCGGTACCGATCGGCTGGCTGTTGAGTTTTTCTGGAGTGCCAGCCTTCATCAGTTGCTCGGCGTATTCAGCCGAATAGATGGAGGCAAAGCCCATGCTCAAAGTCGCCAGGAACGTGGAGTCGGCATGATCGAGGGTGAAACGCACGGTCAGCGGGTCCAGCGCGTCGATTTTCTTGATCAGCGCCGGCAATTGCATGGATTGGGCATGCGGGAAGCCGCTCTGCGCCACTTTGTGCCAGGGGTTTGCCGGGTCGAGCATGCGCTCGAAGCTGAACTTCACGTCTTCGGCAGTCAGGTCCCGGCGCGGGGTGAAGTATTCGGTCTGGTGGAACTTGACGTTGGGGCGTAGCTTGAACAGATACGTCAGGCCGTCGGTGGAGACTTCCCAGCGGTCGGCCAGGCTGGGGACCACTTTGCCGCTGGCGGTGTCGAAATCCACCAGGCGGTTCATCAGCACGTCGGCAGAGGCGTTAGTGGTCGTCAATGAATTGTACTGGACGACATCGAACCCTTCCGGGCTGGCCTCGGTACAGACACTCAAGGCGGCAGCCTGGGCCAAGGGGCTGAGCAGCAGCGGGGCGAGCAACAAAGGTAGGGCAGCGAGGCGCATGATCGGTTTTCCTGTGCAGGTCGAAGGCCCATCTGCGAGTGCAGTCTGGAAAAGGCCTACCCTAGTGGGCTCGCTGGTAAATGACTATCCCCTTTTTACATTTTCCGGCACTCTGCAACGGCACGCCCGTGGTAGAAACCCGTGGCGAACGGTGAAAAACCTCGATGCAGCGACGAGCGGTCGGAGGCTGCGCCAGCCTTTGCCCTAGCCGTCCGGCGCGGTCGGGCGATGCTTCGGCGTGAAGACAAATCACATCGGCTGTTGTTGCACGGTGGTCTTTCTGGTATAAAGCAGCGCTCTTTTCTAGGGGCCCGGTTCCTTCACTGTAGGTGTAGCCGGTAAGACCCTTAAAGAAACGCGGCGCCTGGCGCCAAATGACTGAGAGATTAAGCGGCCAACCCATGCCGGGTTGGGCATGTGGTTTTAGAGGGCTGAGGCATGTCGAGAGTCTGTCAAGTTACCGGTAAGGGTCCGGTGACTGGGAATAACATTTCCCACGCAAACAACAAAACCCGTCGTCGTTTCCTGCCGAACCTGCAGCATCACCGCTTCTGGGTTGAAGAAGAGAAACGTTTTGTGCGTCTGCGCGTATCTGCCAAGGGCATGCGTATCATCGACAAGCGTGGCATCAGTGTCGTGCTGGCCGAACTTCGTCGCGATGGCAAGGTTTAAGGGAGCTAATCATGCGTGAATTGATTCGTTTGATCTCGAGCGCCGGTACTGGTCACTTCTACACTACCGACAAGAACAAGCGTACTACCCCGGACAAAATCGAGATCAAGAAATATGATCCGGTTGTTCGCAAGCACGTGATCTACAAGGAAGGCAAAATCAAGTAATTGATTTTTCCCTCTTACAAAAAAGGCCCGTATCGCGAGATACGGGCCTTTTTTGTTGTGCTCAGGTTTGAGGGGGCAGTGACGCTATCGTTCAACCGCAGTTGATGCTGACGATGATCCTGTCGGCATTGGTGTGCAGGTTGATGCGTCGCGGACGCAGATCCCAGCTTGTAGGGTATTTCGGGCCTGTGGCGCGAACGGGCGCGCCGTTGGCCAGGGCGCGAACCTCTTCAAGCAGCTCGGGGGTGCATTTTTGGCCGATGGTGTATTGAGCGATGGCCAAGTCGCATTGATCGGGTAAGACGGGCATGTTGCCTCCTTGCAATATTGATAGGTCGGGACGCTCACCTGTCGGGTTGGCCGCACGTCCTGTGCGTAGCCGTTGCGACAAAAAATCCGTGACGCCCGCGGGCAGTTTCATCTGCCGTGGTACTCGTCGACCAGCGAAAGAGTGTCAGCTGCTTTTTCGGTCGGGCTCAAGCCTTCTGCTCGAACACCACATAGATCTTGCGGCACGGCTCCAGCACTTCCCAGGTGCCGGTGAACCCGGCCGGAATCACAAAGCGGTCACCGGCCCGCAGGGTCTTGGCATTGCCATCGTCGTCCCGCAGCACGGAGACGCCCTGGACGATCTCGCAATATTCATGCTCGGTGTAATTGACCCGCCACTGGCCGATGGCGCCTTCCCAGACCCCTGCATTCATCTGCCCGCACGGGCTGTTGTAGTGGTTGAACACCGCTTGTTCGGGGTCGCCCTTGAGCACTTTGGCCGCGTCCGGGCGATAGCGTTCGGCGATGGTATTGGCCTGGCTGAAATCGACGATGTCCTGAATGCTCATGCGGGTGATCCCCAGTGATAGCTTGGAAAGTCCCGAGTCTATGTTTATTAAAACGAACATCGCAAGGCCGTTTTCCAGCGTTGTGTCAAATATATTGAAACATGACCGGCCGCTGGTTTAGGGTGGCGGATGCCCTGTGCCAAAAATAGCGCCGAAACGACGCCGAAATCAGGCTGGCCGGGCAGAATTCTTTGGACGCTGCGCAGTGCGCGGCGTTCTCACTCAATAAGAGGAGGACACACGCATGACCACCCTGACTCGTGCCGACTGGGAACAACGCGCCCGCGACCTGCAGATCGAAGGCCGTGCCTTCATCAACGGCGAGTACACCGATGCGGTGTCCGGCGAAACCTTCGATTGTCTCAGCCCGGTCGATGGCCGCTTGCTGGGCAAGGTCGCCAGCTGCGATGCCGCCGATGCCCAGCGAGCCGTCGAAAACGCTCGTGCCACTTTCAACTCTGGCGTCTGGTCACGCCTGGCGCCAAGCAAGCGCAAAGCAACCATGATTCGTTTCGCCGGGCTGCTCAAGCAGAACGCCGAGGAATTGGCCCTGCTCGAAACCCTGGACATGGGCAAGCCGATCAGTGACTCCCTGAACATCGACGTTCCCGGCGCGGCACAAGCGCTGAGCTGGAGCGGCGAAGCCATCGACAAGATCTACGATGAAGTGGCCGCTACCCCGCACGATCAGTTGGGCCTGGTAACCCGCGAGCCGGTGGGCGTCGTCGGCGCTATCGTACCGTGGAACTTCCCACTGATGATGGCCTGCTGGAAGCTCGGTCCGGCGCTGTCCACCGGTAATTCGGTGGTGCTCAAGCCGTCGGAGAAATCCCCGCTGACTGCCATTCGCATTGCGGCATTGGCCATCGAAGCCGGCATTCCGAAGGGTGTGTTGAACGTGTTGCCTGGTTATGGCCATACCGTCGGCAAGGCCCTGGCGCTGCACATGGATGTCGATACGCTGGTGTTTACCGGTTCCACCAAAATTGCCAAACAGCTGATGATCTATTCCGGCGAATCCAACATGAAACGCGTCTGGCTGGAAGCCGGCGGCAAAAGCCCGAACATCGTGTTCGCCGATGCCCCGGACCTGCAAGCTGCGGCCGAGTCCGCTGCCAGCGCCATCGCGTTCAACCAGGGCGAAGTCTGCACCGCCGGCTCGCGTTTGCTGGTGGAGCGTTCCATCAAGGACACGTTCCTGCCCCTGGTGATCGAGGCCCTCAAGGGCTGGAAGCCAGGCAACCCACTGGACCCGGCCACCAATGTCGGCGCCCTGGTGGATACCCAGCAGATGAACACCGTGCTGTCCTACATCGAGGCGGGTCACAGCGACGGCGCCAAGCTTGTGGCCGGTGGCAAGCGGATTCTCGAGGAAACCGGTGGCACCTACGTTGAGCCAACGATTTTCGACGGTGTGAGCAATGCGATGAAAATCGCCCAGGAAGAAATTTTCGGCCCGGTGCTGTCGGTCATCGCCTTCGACACGGCCGAAGAGGCTATCCAGATCGCCAACGATACGCCGTACGGCCTCGCCGCAGCGGTATGGACCCGGGACATCTCCAAGGCCCACCTCACCGCCAAGGCGCTGCGTGCCGGCAGCGTGTGGGTCAACCAGTACGATGGCGGCGACATGACCGCACCGTTCGGCGGCTTCAAGCAGTCGGGCAACGGTCGCGACAAGTCGCTCCATGCGTTCGACAAATACACCGAGCTGAAGGCGACCTGGATCAAGCTCTGACATTGTCGGCCCGGACCCTGTCCGGGGCTTTCATGTCACACAGGTCATTGTGGGAGCG
Encoded proteins:
- a CDS encoding cupin domain-containing protein; the protein is MSIQDIVDFSQANTIAERYRPDAAKVLKGDPEQAVFNHYNSPCGQMNAGVWEGAIGQWRVNYTEHEYCEIVQGVSVLRDDDGNAKTLRAGDRFVIPAGFTGTWEVLEPCRKIYVVFEQKA
- a CDS encoding peptidase inhibitor is translated as MPVLPDQCDLAIAQYTIGQKCTPELLEEVRALANGAPVRATGPKYPTSWDLRPRRINLHTNADRIIVSINCG
- the rpmB gene encoding 50S ribosomal protein L28, whose translation is MSRVCQVTGKGPVTGNNISHANNKTRRRFLPNLQHHRFWVEEEKRFVRLRVSAKGMRIIDKRGISVVLAELRRDGKV
- the dut gene encoding dUTP diphosphatase, whose amino-acid sequence is MHALQAKILDPRIGNEFPLPQYATPGSAGLDLRAMLKQDTILEPGQTLLIPTGLSIYIGDPGLAALILPRSGLGHKHGIVLGNLVGLIDSDYQGELMVSCWNRGQTAFNIAVGERIAQLVLVPVVQAHFELVEEFDESQRGAGGFGHSGSH
- the rpmG gene encoding 50S ribosomal protein L33 codes for the protein MRELIRLISSAGTGHFYTTDKNKRTTPDKIEIKKYDPVVRKHVIYKEGKIK
- the coaBC gene encoding bifunctional phosphopantothenoylcysteine decarboxylase/phosphopantothenate--cysteine ligase CoaBC, with translation MQRLYRKRIVLGVGGGIAAYKSADLVRRLIDQGAEVRVVMTRGGSEFITPLTMQALSGHPVHLDLLDPAAEAAMGHIELAKWADLVLIAPATADLIARLAQGIADDLLTTLVLATDAVVAVAPAMNQAMWRDPATQANLQLLQSRDLKVFGPASGSQACGDVGMGRMLEATDLAQCAADCFQRQALTGKHVLITAGPTQENIDPVRYITNHSSGKMGFALAEAAVEAGARVTLITGPVHLPTPDRVTRIDVVSARDMLAACEAAIPCDLFIASAAVADYRPEVVAPQKLKKDPTSGDGLLLQMVRNPDILASIATRPDRPFSVGFAAETEHLLDYAARKLKDKNLDLIVANDVANPSIGFNSEENACSVIDRQLHATLFAQTSKGKIARQLITFIAERLNQV
- a CDS encoding aldehyde dehydrogenase, encoding MTTLTRADWEQRARDLQIEGRAFINGEYTDAVSGETFDCLSPVDGRLLGKVASCDAADAQRAVENARATFNSGVWSRLAPSKRKATMIRFAGLLKQNAEELALLETLDMGKPISDSLNIDVPGAAQALSWSGEAIDKIYDEVAATPHDQLGLVTREPVGVVGAIVPWNFPLMMACWKLGPALSTGNSVVLKPSEKSPLTAIRIAALAIEAGIPKGVLNVLPGYGHTVGKALALHMDVDTLVFTGSTKIAKQLMIYSGESNMKRVWLEAGGKSPNIVFADAPDLQAAAESAASAIAFNQGEVCTAGSRLLVERSIKDTFLPLVIEALKGWKPGNPLDPATNVGALVDTQQMNTVLSYIEAGHSDGAKLVAGGKRILEETGGTYVEPTIFDGVSNAMKIAQEEIFGPVLSVIAFDTAEEAIQIANDTPYGLAAAVWTRDISKAHLTAKALRAGSVWVNQYDGGDMTAPFGGFKQSGNGRDKSLHAFDKYTELKATWIKL
- a CDS encoding ABC transporter substrate-binding protein; the protein is MRLAALPLLLAPLLLSPLAQAAALSVCTEASPEGFDVVQYNSLTTTNASADVLMNRLVDFDTASGKVVPSLADRWEVSTDGLTYLFKLRPNVKFHQTEYFTPRRDLTAEDVKFSFERMLDPANPWHKVAQSGFPHAQSMQLPALIKKIDALDPLTVRFTLDHADSTFLATLSMGFASIYSAEYAEQLMKAGTPEKLNSQPIGTGPFIFSRFQKDASIRYKANEAYFGGKPQVDPLVFAITPDANVRLQKLRRNECQIALSPKPLDVQAAKQEPTLNVAQTDAFMTAFVAINSQHPPLDKPEVRQAINLAFDKASYLKSVFEGTAQAANGPYPPNTWSYAKGLPGYNHDPAKARELLAKAGLKDGFKTTIWTRPSGSLLNPNPSLGAQLLQSDLAEIGIQAEIRVIEWGELIRRAKAGEHDLLFMGWAGDNGDPDNFLTPQFSCAAVKSGTNFARYCNPDLDKLISAGKTTGEQGVRAKLYEQAQAQIQQQALWLPLAHPTAFALTRKDVQGYAVSPFGRQDYSKVSLKP